A window from Mus caroli chromosome 2, CAROLI_EIJ_v1.1, whole genome shotgun sequence encodes these proteins:
- the Il1f10 gene encoding interleukin-1 family member 10, which translates to MCSLPMARYYIIKDAHQKALYTRNGQLLLGDPDSDTYSPEKVCILPNRGLDRSKVPIFLGMQGGSCCLACVKTREGPLLQLEDVNIEDLYKGGEQTTRFTFFQRSLGSAFRLEAAACPGWFLCGPAEPQQPVQLTKESEPSTHTEFYFEMSQ; encoded by the exons ATGTGCTCTCTTCCCATGGCAAGATACTACAT AATCAAAGATGCACATCAAAAGGCTTTGTACACACGGAATGGCCAGCTCCTGCTGGGAGACCCTGATTCAGACACTTATAGTCCAG AGAAGGTCTGTATCCTTCCTAACCGAGGCCTAGACCGCTCCAAGGTCCCCATCTTCCTGGGGATGCAGGGAGGAAGTTGCTGCCTGGCGTGTGTGAAGACAAGAGAGGGACCTCTCCTGCAGCTGGAG gaTGTGAACATCGAGGACCTATACAAGGGAGGTGAACAAACCACTCGTTTCACCTTTTTCCAGAGAAGCTTGGGATCTGCCTTCAGGCTTGAGGCTGCTGCCTGCCCTGGCTGGTTTCTCTGTGGCCCAGCTGAGCCACAGCAGCCAGTGCAGCTCACCAAAGAGAGTGAACCCTCCACCCATACTGAATTCTACTTTGAGATGAGTCAGTAA